One part of the Cyprinus carpio isolate SPL01 chromosome B12, ASM1834038v1, whole genome shotgun sequence genome encodes these proteins:
- the LOC109101248 gene encoding carbonic anhydrase-like produces the protein MSHAWGYGSNDGPEKWAESFPIANGPRQSPIDIVPTQAQNDPSLKQLKLKYDPATAKGILNNGHSFQVDFTDDDNSSTLAGGPVTGIYRLRQFHFHWGSSDDKGSEHTIAGTKFPCELHLVHWNTKYPSFGEAASKPDGLAVVGVFLKIGSANPRLQKVLDALDDIRSKGRQTTFTNFDPKTLLPASLDFWTYEGSLTTPPLLESVTWIVLKDTISVSPAQMAKFRSLLFTSEGEAPSCMADNFRPPQPLKGRKVRASFK, from the exons GGCCAGAAAAGTGGGCAGAAAGCTTTCCCATCGCAAATGGACCCAGGCAGTCTCCCATTGATATCGTACCCACCCAAGCACAAAATGACCCTTCTCTGAAGCAACTCAAATTGAAGTATGACCCTGCCACCGCTAAGGGCATCCTCAACAATGGCCATTCATTCCAAGTGGATTTCACTGATGATGACAACAGCTCAA ctcTGGCTGGAGGTCCCGTCACAGGAATATACAGGTTGAGACAGTTCCATTTCCACTGGGGAAGCAGTGATGACAAGGGCTCAGAGCACACCATTGCTGGAACCAAGTTCCCCTGTGAG CTTCATCTCGTTCACTGGAACACTAAGTACCCCAGCTTTGGAGAAGCTGCCAGTAAGCCTGATGGCCTTGCTGTGGTTGGAGTTTTTCTCAAG ATTGGTTCCGCCAATCCAAGACTTCAGAAAGTATTAGATGCTCTTGATGACATCAGATCAAAG GGCAGACAGACTACATTTACCAACTTTGATCCTAAAACCTTACTGCCTGCCTCTCTGGATTTCTGGACTTACGAGGGGTCTCTGACCACACCTCCTCTACTGGAGAGTGTCACCTGGATTGTTCTGAAAGACACAATCAGTGTTAGTCCTGCTCAG ATGGCTAAGTTCCGTAGCCTGTTGTTCACATCTGAAGGAGAGGCACCTTCCTGCATGGCTGACAACTTCAGACCCCCTCAACCTCTCAAGGGACGCAAAGTCCGTGCATCCTTCAAGTAA